From one Humulus lupulus chromosome 8, drHumLupu1.1, whole genome shotgun sequence genomic stretch:
- the LOC133793940 gene encoding gibberellin 20-oxidase-like protein → MDNADTCIELPIFDISQPLDSSSLYSLSQACKEWGFFHITNHGISKDLYKKLSSLSNNIFSLPLELKLEVGPFSPIKTYTPHFIASPFFESLRVSGPDFFASAQASSTALLNQHSSEFSEVIKEYGSNMSELSKRIVQVVLMSLLGEDLDKKLYGSEFRKCHGYLRIINYTPPESVSKEKEVEGLGMHTDMSCITIVYQDQVGGVQVRSKQGKWLDINPSEETLLVNIGDLMQAWSNGKLRSSEHRVVLRRFVNRFSLAFFWCFEDQKVIYAPNEVVGEGHLRLYKPFLCADYLKFREINSVGEEKFEKVGFNVKDYAGISGDERTSLKS, encoded by the exons ATGGACAATGCAGATACTTGTATAGAACTTCCCATCTTTGACATCTCTCAACCTTTAGACTCATCTTCTCTTTATTCTCTCTCCCAAGCCTGCAAAGAATGGGGTTTCTTTCACATTACAAACCATGGAATCTCCAAAGATCTTTACAAGAAACTCTCTTCTCTTTCCAACAACATATTTAGTCTCCCTTTGGAGTTAAAGCTAGAAGTTGGTCCATTTTCTCCTATAAAAACTTACACTCCTCATTTCATTGCTTCACCTTTCTTCGAGAGCCTTCGAGTGTCCGGGCCAGACTTCTTTGCCTCAGCTCAGGCTTCATCAACAGCGCTCCTTAATCAGCACAGTTCAGAGTTCAG TGAGGTAATAAAGGAGTATGGGAGCAACATGAGTGAGCTATCAAAGAGAATTGTGCAAGTTGTGCTGATGAGCTTATTAGGAGAAGACTTGGATAAGAAATTGTATGGTTCTGAATTCAGAAAGTGTCATGGTTATTTGAGAATTATCAACTACACACCCCCAGAAAGTGTGAGCAAGGAAAAAGAAGTAGAAGGACTTGGAATGCACACTGATATGAGCTGTATAACAATTGTTTATCAAGACCAAGTTGGTGGGGTTCAAGTGAGATCTAAGCAAGGGAAGTGGCTTGACATAAATCCAAGTGAAGAAACTCTTTTGGTCAACATAGGAGACTTAATGCAGGCATGGAGCAATGGAAAATTGAGGTCATCTGAGCACCGAGTTGTGCTTAGGCGATTTGTTAATCGATTTTCTTTGGCTTTTTTCTGGTGTTTTGAGGATCAGAAAGTGATTTATGCTCCAAATGAAGTGGTGGGAGAAGGGCATTTGAGGCTTTACAAGCCATTTCTTTGTGCAGATTATTTGAAGTTTAGAGAGATAAACAGTGTTGGAGAAGAAAAGTTTGAGAAAGTTGGTTTTAATGTAAAAGATTATGCTGGCATTTCAGGTGATGAGAGAACCTCCCTCAAAAGTTAA